The following coding sequences are from one Chanos chanos chromosome 12, fChaCha1.1, whole genome shotgun sequence window:
- the LOC115825547 gene encoding perforin-1-like, with product MPVKQFCLIFWWACHLQFSQVISGEQELGTPEQCKEANFVPGYNFGGEGFDIVTMERKGSYVIDMEKWDKGNSTCILRSNKFMNKAKQKLPAAVVDWRAQSRCSMKVSSRVYESSESLVNDSTSSVSNNWKVGLELKMVAGASLGGTHSREATNAMKKSKEDKYSFTKHQIKCNFYRYRITRKPPLHEDFLEAIKSLPNVYDAQAYHQVVDTYGTHYTSKVTLGGKMKAITAIKSCQASMSGLTDTAVKDCLDVEASGTYNQVTMKAEFHHCQELKKKMGTQQSFSSMFNDRETEIIGGNINGEDLMFSIKSHPSTLKAWVESLKTIPDVVMYSLKPLHLLLDKKHPARNGLKRAVEKYIKNNALQNVCSEKCKIGRQCSARDRCACVCNRSKNIHSNCCPAGKGLATLKVCGLRAKGLYGDVTSKTDGSVKVSYGSTIKRTEVIMNNDNPRWPETFEFGPIQISMATKLTFEVYDADTYWNSDRLGKCSFDLRSGKVTDTCMFKYGTFFFSYVVECAPSLRGPKCEEYGASPMEPSLAKIFHSRNGILAKDLWKME from the exons ACAACTTTGGTGGTGAAGGTTTTGACATTGTGACAATGGAGAGAAAAGGCTCCTACGTCATTGACATGGAAAAATGGGACAAAGGAAACAGCACGTGCATATTAAGGAGCAACAAGTTTAtgaacaaagcaaagcagaaaTTGCCTGCTGCTGTGGTGGACTGGAGAGCACAGTCTCGCTGCTCCATGAAGGTCTCCAGCAGGGTCTATGAATCCAGCGAGTCACTCGTCAACGATTCCACTTCATCGGTCAGTAATAATTGGAAAGTTGGTCTGGAACTAAAAATGGTGGCTGGGGCATCTTTAGGGGGAACTCACTCCAGAGAGGCAACAAATGCCATGAAGAAATCTAAGGAAGACAAGTACAGTTTTACCAAACATCAGATCAAATGCAACTTTTACAG ATACAGAATAACCCGTAAACCCCCTCTGCATGAAGACTTTCTTGAAGCTATTAAAAGCCTTCCAAACGTTTATGATGCTCAGGCCTACCACCAAGTAGTTGACACTTATGGCACTCATTACACTTCCAAGGTTACTCTGGGTGGGAAAATGAAAGCCATTACAGCAATCAAATCCTGCCAGGCTTCTATGAGTGGGTTAACAGACACTGCGGTGAAAGACTGCTTGGACGTTGAGGCCTCCGGAACATATAACCAGGTAACTATGAAGGCAGAATTCCACCACTGTCAAGaactgaagaagaagatggGCACTCAACAGAGTTTCAGCAGCATGTTCAACGACCGTGAAACAGAAATCATTGGAGGGAACATCAATGGAGAGGATCTGATGTTTTCTATCAAATCCCATCCCAGTACTCTTAAGGCATGGGTGGAGTCTTTGAAGACCATACCAGACGTGGTCATGTACTCTCTCAAGCCACTTCACTTGCTTTTAGATAAAAAACATCCTGCCAGGAATGGACTGAAGAGAGCAGTGGAGAAATACATCAAGAACAATGCATTACAAAACGTTTGCTCTGAAAAATGTAAGATCGGAAGGCAGTGCAGTGCTAGGGATcgttgtgcttgtgtgtgtaacagaagtAAAAATATTCACTCTAACTGCTGTCCTGCTGGAAAAGGTCTTGCCACACTCAAAGTCTGTGGGCTCAGGGCCAAAGGTTTATATGGAGATGTAACAAGTAAAACAGATGGCTCTGTGAAGGTGTCATATGGTTCTACAATTAAGCGTACTGAAGTGATTATGAATAATGACAACCCCCGTTGGCCGGAGACATTTGAGTTTGGGCCCATTCAAATTTCCATGGCAACTAAACTCACATTTGAAGTCTATGATGCAGACACTTATTGGAACAGTGATCGCCTGGGTAAATGCTCTTTCGATCTTAGAAGTGGGAAGGTGACTGACACTTGTATGTTTAAGTATGGCACCTTCTTCTTTTCCTACGTTGTGGAATGTGCTCCCAGTCTAAGAGGTCCAAAATGTGAGGAATATGGTGCCTCACCCATGGAACCCTCACTGGCCAAGATATTCCACTCCAGAAATGGCATTCTGGCTAAAGATCTGTGGAAGATGGAGTAA